The following proteins come from a genomic window of Minwuia thermotolerans:
- a CDS encoding acyl-CoA dehydrogenase family protein produces MKMTLPEALLADVAGRGDEIEAARRLPADVARAMAKAGLFRMMIPKTLGGLELPVSESLAAMRRVAAADASAGWCVMIAATSAYKSGFLDHETAREIYGDPLGVYGGIFAPMGRAEPVDGGYRLTGRWAWASGSANCTWLSGGAVIREGDGIAKLPNGAPDSRMMIFPAAEAELIDTWMSHGLKGTGSGDMAVEDIFVPEARAVSMMTSVATHDGALYRFPTFGLLALGIAAVALGNAGAALDDLVALAASKKPTGGGRTLAERGYAQSELAQARAKLGGASAFMEDAVGRAWTLAEAGDDLDVEARADLRLAATHATRTSADVARVMYDLAGGDSVYLKSPLQRRFRDAHVMTQHMMVNPATWELTGRVAFGLPTDATFL; encoded by the coding sequence ATGAAGATGACCCTTCCCGAGGCGCTTCTCGCCGACGTCGCCGGGCGCGGTGACGAGATCGAGGCCGCGAGGCGGCTGCCTGCCGACGTCGCCCGGGCGATGGCGAAGGCGGGGCTATTCCGCATGATGATCCCGAAGACCCTGGGCGGGCTGGAACTGCCGGTCTCGGAGTCGCTCGCGGCGATGCGCCGCGTCGCCGCCGCCGACGCCTCGGCAGGCTGGTGCGTCATGATCGCGGCGACATCGGCCTACAAATCCGGCTTCCTGGACCATGAGACGGCTCGCGAGATCTACGGCGATCCCTTGGGCGTCTATGGCGGTATCTTCGCGCCCATGGGCCGCGCCGAACCGGTCGACGGCGGCTATCGGCTGACCGGACGCTGGGCCTGGGCCAGCGGCAGCGCCAATTGCACCTGGCTGTCCGGCGGCGCGGTGATCCGGGAGGGCGACGGCATCGCGAAGCTGCCCAACGGCGCGCCGGATTCGCGGATGATGATCTTTCCCGCCGCCGAGGCGGAACTGATCGACACCTGGATGAGTCATGGTCTGAAGGGCACCGGCTCGGGCGACATGGCGGTCGAAGACATCTTCGTGCCCGAAGCGCGCGCGGTCTCGATGATGACGAGCGTCGCGACCCATGACGGCGCGCTCTATCGTTTTCCGACCTTCGGTCTGCTGGCGCTCGGCATCGCGGCGGTGGCGCTGGGCAATGCCGGGGCGGCGCTGGACGATCTTGTCGCCCTGGCGGCGTCGAAGAAGCCGACCGGCGGCGGGCGCACGCTGGCCGAACGCGGCTACGCCCAGTCCGAACTGGCGCAGGCGCGGGCGAAGCTGGGCGGCGCATCGGCCTTCATGGAGGACGCGGTGGGCCGCGCCTGGACCCTGGCCGAGGCGGGCGACGATCTCGACGTGGAAGCCCGCGCCGATCTGCGGCTGGCGGCGACGCACGCCACCCGGACATCGGCCGACGTGGCGCGGGTCATGTACGACCTGGCCGGCGGGGATTCCGTCTATCTCAAGTCGCCGCTGCAGCGCCGCTTCCGCGACGCGCACGTCATGACCCAGCACATGATGGTCAATCCGGCGACCTGGGAGTTGACCGGCCGCGTCGCTTTTGGCCTGCCCACCGACGCGACGTTTCTCTAG
- the mutL gene encoding DNA mismatch repair endonuclease MutL: MAIRRLPETTVNRIAAGEVIERPASAVKELVENSLDAGARRVDIVLRDGGRSLISVDDDGAGMDRDDLQLAIERHATSKLMDDDLLAIAQFGFRGEALPSIGAVSRLAIESRAAGLDTGWSITVDGGRVGEAKPAPRAAGTRVEARDLFYATPARLKFLKTDRAEFGATLDTIKRLAMAHPEVGFTLKDGERTAFTASAEQGELPDRRAARLGRVMGRDFIDNALAIEAEREGVRLTGLAAVPTYNRGNSMQQYMFVNGRPVRDKLFVGAVRGAYHDFLSGGRHPVVALFLEIEPHAVDVNVHPAKAEVRFRQPGVVRGLIVGALRSALAEAGHRASTTVAGAALGAFRPASAPASRELFSRHPAAYAAQVRPQPAAMEAAARWQAPSPDDLAPPSAARVAEANENDSDYPLGVARAQLHETYIVAQTGDGIVIVDQHAAHERLVYERMKRQMAESGVARQGLLLPEVVEMDETSADRLEARAGEMAELGLVYERFGATAVVVRETPALLGRCAVRGLILDLADELAELETANGVKDRLEEICATMACHGSVRSGRRLAGEEMDALLREMERTPHSGQCNHGRPTYVELKLADIERLFGRR; the protein is encoded by the coding sequence ACGGCGCCGGCATGGACCGCGACGACCTGCAGCTCGCCATCGAACGCCATGCCACCTCCAAGCTGATGGACGACGACCTGCTGGCCATCGCCCAGTTCGGCTTCCGGGGCGAGGCCCTTCCCTCGATCGGCGCGGTCTCACGCCTCGCGATCGAGAGCCGCGCCGCCGGCCTGGATACGGGCTGGTCCATCACGGTCGACGGCGGCCGGGTCGGCGAGGCGAAGCCCGCGCCGCGCGCCGCCGGCACCCGTGTCGAGGCGCGGGATCTGTTCTACGCGACGCCGGCGCGGCTGAAGTTCCTCAAGACCGACCGGGCCGAGTTCGGCGCCACCCTCGACACCATCAAGCGACTCGCCATGGCGCATCCCGAGGTGGGCTTCACCCTGAAGGACGGCGAGCGAACGGCCTTCACCGCTTCCGCCGAACAGGGCGAATTGCCGGACCGGCGCGCGGCGCGTCTCGGCCGCGTCATGGGCCGCGACTTCATCGACAATGCACTGGCGATCGAGGCCGAGCGCGAGGGCGTCCGGCTGACCGGCCTCGCCGCAGTGCCGACCTACAATCGCGGCAACTCGATGCAGCAGTACATGTTCGTCAACGGCCGGCCGGTACGCGACAAGCTGTTCGTCGGCGCGGTGCGCGGCGCCTATCACGACTTCCTCTCCGGCGGCCGCCATCCGGTCGTCGCGCTGTTTCTGGAGATCGAGCCGCACGCGGTGGACGTCAACGTGCACCCGGCCAAGGCCGAAGTCCGTTTCCGTCAGCCCGGCGTGGTGCGCGGCCTGATCGTCGGCGCGCTGCGCTCGGCTCTGGCGGAAGCCGGCCACCGTGCTTCCACGACAGTCGCGGGCGCGGCGCTCGGCGCCTTCCGGCCGGCTTCCGCGCCGGCATCGCGGGAGCTGTTCTCCCGGCATCCCGCCGCCTATGCCGCCCAAGTCCGGCCGCAACCCGCGGCGATGGAAGCGGCGGCGCGCTGGCAGGCGCCTTCGCCGGACGATCTCGCGCCGCCAAGTGCAGCGCGCGTGGCGGAGGCGAACGAGAACGATTCCGACTATCCCCTCGGCGTCGCCCGCGCGCAGCTGCACGAAACCTACATCGTCGCGCAGACGGGCGACGGCATCGTCATCGTCGATCAGCACGCCGCGCACGAGCGCCTGGTCTACGAACGCATGAAACGGCAGATGGCCGAGAGCGGTGTCGCCCGTCAGGGCCTGCTGCTGCCCGAGGTCGTGGAGATGGACGAGACCAGCGCCGACCGGCTGGAAGCGCGCGCCGGCGAGATGGCGGAACTCGGGCTGGTCTACGAGCGCTTCGGCGCCACCGCCGTGGTGGTCCGCGAGACTCCCGCCCTGCTCGGCCGCTGCGCCGTGCGCGGCCTGATCCTCGACCTCGCCGACGAACTGGCGGAGCTGGAGACAGCCAACGGGGTGAAGGACCGGCTGGAGGAAATCTGCGCCACCATGGCCTGCCACGGCTCGGTCCGCTCGGGCCGGCGGCTGGCCGGCGAGGAAATGGACGCCCTGCTCCGCGAAATGGAACGCACGCCCCATTCGGGCCAGTGCAATCACGGCCGCCCGACCTATGTCGAACTCAAGCTCGCCGACATCGAGCGCCTGTTCGGGCGGCGCTAG